A stretch of Aerococcus christensenii DNA encodes these proteins:
- a CDS encoding acyl CoA:acetate/3-ketoacid CoA transferase encodes MGKNKKVITRREAAELVKDNATLAMSTFGLSGLPEDLLAALEERYAEEGHPQNITAVWSSGIGNNQPGRGADHLVADGLVKRVIAGHVGSSPKMVEKVVNNEVEAYLFPQGVFTQLYRAIGSHKPYLTKVGLQTYVDPRLEGARATACTNEDLVELVEVNGEEWLQYPDLDIDVAFIRGTYADQKGNLTVEDEIGILEQLELALATKRKGGIVVAQVKAVVENNTLDPKAVLVPCGLIDYLEVCEEEEHHFQTMGTYYKAEFANKIHVPVGNKGPVKLSAKKVIGRRAAMELLPNSVINLGIGIPDMVAHVAAEEGVSDEYVTTLELGVWGGNPAGGLDFGSSLNAEAVLPMANQFDFYDGGGLGLSVLGIGQIDQYGNNNVTKFGPKVPGPGGFVNISQNTKNLVFVGTFTVGGKAHVEDGKLVIDNQGRGPKFVKEVEQVSFSGKYAAENDQHVLYVTERAVFDLHEGKVRLIEIAPGIDLKGDVLDKMDFEPEIAEDLKTMDAGLFQEEWGGLKAYLDAKK; translated from the coding sequence ATGGGTAAAAATAAAAAGGTTATCACAAGACGTGAAGCAGCTGAATTAGTGAAAGACAATGCAACACTTGCTATGTCTACCTTTGGACTAAGCGGCTTACCTGAAGACCTCTTAGCGGCATTAGAAGAAAGATATGCTGAAGAAGGCCATCCTCAAAACATTACCGCTGTATGGTCAAGTGGGATTGGTAACAACCAACCTGGCCGTGGGGCTGACCATTTAGTAGCCGATGGATTAGTAAAACGTGTGATTGCTGGTCACGTTGGGTCTTCACCAAAAATGGTTGAAAAAGTTGTTAACAATGAAGTAGAAGCTTATCTCTTCCCTCAAGGGGTCTTCACACAACTTTATCGGGCAATTGGAAGCCACAAACCTTATTTGACAAAAGTAGGGTTACAAACCTATGTTGATCCAAGATTAGAAGGCGCTCGTGCAACAGCCTGCACCAATGAAGATCTTGTAGAGTTAGTTGAAGTAAACGGAGAAGAATGGTTGCAATATCCTGATTTAGATATTGATGTGGCCTTCATCCGCGGAACTTATGCTGATCAAAAAGGAAACTTAACCGTTGAAGATGAAATTGGCATCTTAGAGCAATTGGAATTAGCACTTGCTACTAAACGTAAAGGTGGGATAGTGGTTGCTCAAGTCAAAGCGGTTGTTGAAAATAATACCCTCGATCCTAAAGCAGTTCTTGTTCCATGTGGTTTAATTGACTACTTAGAAGTTTGTGAAGAAGAAGAACATCACTTCCAAACTATGGGAACTTATTATAAGGCAGAATTCGCGAATAAGATTCATGTCCCAGTAGGAAACAAAGGCCCAGTTAAATTATCTGCTAAGAAAGTCATCGGCCGTCGTGCAGCTATGGAATTATTACCAAACTCAGTGATCAATTTGGGAATCGGTATCCCTGATATGGTTGCTCATGTCGCTGCTGAAGAAGGCGTTTCAGATGAATATGTAACAACTTTAGAGTTAGGCGTTTGGGGAGGGAACCCTGCAGGTGGTTTAGACTTCGGTTCTTCTCTTAACGCGGAAGCTGTTCTTCCAATGGCTAACCAATTTGACTTTTATGATGGTGGTGGCTTAGGCTTATCTGTTCTTGGTATTGGCCAAATTGACCAATATGGGAATAACAATGTTACTAAGTTTGGCCCTAAAGTTCCAGGACCAGGTGGATTTGTCAATATTTCTCAAAATACGAAAAACTTAGTCTTTGTGGGAACCTTTACTGTTGGGGGCAAAGCTCACGTTGAAGATGGCAAATTAGTCATTGATAATCAAGGACGTGGTCCAAAATTTGTGAAAGAAGTCGAACAAGTTTCCTTCTCTGGAAAATATGCGGCTGAAAATGACCAACATGTTCTTTATGTAACAGAACGCGCCGTCTTTGATCTTCATGAAGGCAAGGTTCGTTTGATTGAAATCGCACCTGGTATTGATCTCAAAGGAGATGTCTTAGATAAGATGGACTTCGAACCAGAAATTGCAGAAGATTTGAAGACGATGGATGCTGGTCTCTTCCAAGAAGAATGGGGCGGCTTAAAAGCGTATCTTGATGCTAAAAAATAA
- a CDS encoding GntP family permease: MGTLGVIGIALGIIAIIYLSVKGLNIVIAAPLATLIVILTNQMDIIPALIGKSPSYMTGLAGFLIKNFAIFLLGAVLAQYMEKSRATVSIANWVLDKVGLENPYLVLVAFAGIAGLLTYGGISLFVVMFALVPLARPIFKKLDVNWALLPIPLFLGMATVTMSMIPGTPSVQNAVPTTYLGTSLTAAPLLSLVGIITLLVFGLFYLRIQLNRSIAKGEDFYSYLGEGEKAVEEEAKEEDGNYPPILLAILPLIVLVGIILTFAKVPNIILVALTVGILLSAILYRKYLSNQMTLLNLGANGAVPSAFATSSSVAFGSVLTAAPGFGIIKEAIMAIPGSPLIGLSVATALLGGITGSSSGTLGIVMQNFAQSYLDMGVPAELIHRVACVASAVITVVPHSGVTITFNNITGLNLKNAFWHQFVIVNGGHLVALIVMLLASTVLY, from the coding sequence ATGGGGACGCTAGGAGTTATCGGAATTGCATTAGGAATTATTGCAATTATTTATTTGTCAGTGAAGGGGTTAAATATTGTTATTGCCGCTCCATTGGCTACTTTGATTGTTATTTTGACTAACCAAATGGATATTATCCCAGCATTAATTGGAAAATCTCCGTCTTATATGACAGGATTAGCAGGCTTTTTGATTAAGAATTTTGCAATCTTCTTATTAGGGGCGGTACTTGCACAGTACATGGAAAAAAGTCGCGCAACCGTATCTATTGCTAACTGGGTGTTAGATAAAGTCGGTCTGGAAAATCCTTATTTAGTCTTAGTGGCATTTGCAGGCATTGCGGGCTTGTTAACTTATGGAGGAATTTCTCTCTTTGTCGTTATGTTTGCCTTAGTTCCTTTGGCACGTCCTATCTTTAAAAAGTTGGATGTGAATTGGGCACTCTTACCTATTCCACTCTTCTTAGGGATGGCAACAGTGACCATGTCAATGATACCAGGAACACCTTCCGTTCAAAATGCTGTACCTACAACTTACTTAGGGACGAGTTTAACAGCGGCTCCTCTTCTTAGTTTAGTAGGTATCATTACTTTGTTAGTGTTTGGTTTATTTTATTTGAGAATTCAACTTAACCGTTCTATTGCTAAAGGAGAAGATTTCTACTCCTACCTTGGAGAAGGGGAAAAAGCAGTAGAAGAAGAGGCAAAAGAAGAAGACGGCAATTATCCACCTATTTTATTAGCGATCTTACCACTTATTGTTTTAGTTGGAATTATTTTAACCTTTGCGAAAGTGCCAAACATTATCTTAGTGGCATTGACGGTCGGAATTTTATTAAGTGCTATTTTATATCGTAAATATCTTTCAAATCAAATGACTTTGCTTAACCTAGGGGCTAATGGAGCTGTTCCTTCAGCCTTTGCAACTTCTAGTTCTGTAGCCTTCGGATCTGTGTTAACCGCAGCTCCTGGATTTGGAATTATTAAAGAAGCAATTATGGCTATTCCAGGAAGTCCACTTATTGGGTTATCTGTAGCTACTGCCCTATTAGGTGGTATTACAGGATCTTCTTCTGGAACTTTGGGAATTGTGATGCAAAATTTTGCACAATCTTACCTCGATATGGGGGTACCTGCTGAATTGATTCACCGGGTAGCATGTGTAGCTTCTGCTGTTATTACCGTTGTTCCACATTCTGGGGTGACGATTACCTTCAATAACATTACAGGTTTAAACTTGAAGAATGCTTTCTGGCATCAATTTGTTATTGTCAATGGTGGTCACTTAGTGGCCTTAATTGTCATGTTGTTAGCTTCAACCGTGTTATATTAA
- a CDS encoding 2-dehydropantoate 2-reductase, translating to MKIVIVGAGAMGCRFGLMLKKAGKDVTLIDSWDKQVEEISKNGINANYNGEEVHVDIPIYHQKAVDPSLKADLVIIFTKAMQLEQALEDTKSIVTDSTQVLCLMNGIGYEDILRKYFDGEHIIIGNTMWTAGLEGPGHPKLFGNGYVNMLNLGKSDKAVEGAQEVVKVLDEGGLNAIYEKEIFFLIYKKICVNATMNGLCTILEANMADLGEAKASDHIVRNIVSEVVDVARAEGVEMDKEEMYQHVYECYNRETIGAHFPSMYQDLVKNNRLTEIDYINGAIAAKGEKLGIPTPYNHFLTALVHTKEQILGAK from the coding sequence ATGAAAATTGTTATTGTAGGTGCCGGTGCTATGGGTTGCCGGTTCGGTTTAATGTTAAAAAAAGCAGGTAAAGATGTCACATTGATTGATAGCTGGGACAAACAAGTCGAAGAAATCAGTAAGAATGGGATCAATGCTAATTACAATGGTGAAGAAGTCCACGTAGATATTCCTATCTATCACCAAAAAGCTGTAGATCCTAGCTTAAAAGCAGATCTCGTTATTATCTTTACTAAAGCTATGCAATTAGAACAAGCTCTAGAAGATACAAAATCCATTGTGACTGACAGTACACAAGTTCTTTGCCTCATGAATGGGATTGGTTACGAAGATATTCTTCGCAAATACTTCGACGGCGAACATATTATTATCGGGAATACTATGTGGACAGCTGGCTTAGAAGGCCCAGGTCATCCAAAACTATTTGGTAACGGATATGTTAACATGTTAAATCTCGGTAAGAGTGATAAAGCCGTTGAGGGTGCACAAGAAGTCGTTAAAGTCCTCGACGAAGGTGGACTTAATGCAATCTATGAAAAAGAAATCTTCTTCCTCATTTACAAGAAGATCTGCGTTAATGCTACAATGAATGGTCTATGTACCATTTTAGAAGCCAACATGGCTGATCTTGGTGAAGCTAAAGCTTCTGATCACATCGTTCGCAACATTGTTTCAGAAGTTGTTGATGTTGCGCGCGCTGAAGGTGTTGAAATGGATAAAGAAGAAATGTATCAACACGTTTATGAATGCTACAACCGTGAAACTATCGGGGCTCACTTCCCATCCATGTATCAAGACTTAGTTAAGAATAACCGTTTAACAGAAATCGACTATATTAACGGTGCTATTGCTGCTAAAGGTGAAAAATTAGGTATTCCAACCCCTTATAATCATTTCTTAACAGCATTAGTTCATACCAAAGAACAAATTTTAGGCGCTAAATAA
- a CDS encoding enoyl-CoA hydratase/isomerase family protein, which translates to MSVLTVTVENKVGKIILNNPPLNILEMAHLQEIEDAVKRLDEDDNVSVIYFTMAQQKNGKIFSAGMDLDEMLATQKEENGIEEYCRVSKRNYSCFYFAKKPVVYVYDGIVRGGGCEMSLFADVRIAGEKLNLALPEIGIGIIPGGGGTQTLQRLIGQSRAKALIYTGTTLNAEQAKEFGLVHEVFPSETLQEKAIEFAEKMAQNSPQGLQAAKRAINQGSSLEISEALPFETKIFVENFATEDSKEGIRAFKEKRRPVFKNK; encoded by the coding sequence ATGTCAGTGTTAACTGTAACTGTAGAAAACAAAGTAGGGAAAATTATTTTAAATAATCCTCCTTTGAATATTTTAGAGATGGCTCACCTTCAAGAAATTGAAGATGCTGTGAAACGTTTAGATGAAGACGATAACGTTTCTGTCATTTACTTTACAATGGCACAACAAAAGAACGGCAAGATCTTCTCCGCTGGTATGGATCTTGATGAAATGTTGGCTACCCAAAAAGAAGAAAATGGAATTGAAGAATATTGTCGCGTTTCTAAACGCAACTATTCATGCTTCTACTTTGCAAAGAAACCTGTTGTCTATGTTTATGACGGGATTGTACGTGGGGGCGGCTGCGAAATGTCCTTGTTTGCAGACGTTCGAATTGCAGGGGAAAAATTAAACTTAGCGCTTCCTGAAATTGGTATTGGAATTATTCCTGGCGGTGGCGGAACCCAAACACTCCAACGTTTAATCGGTCAATCTAGAGCCAAAGCTTTAATTTATACAGGGACTACTTTAAATGCAGAACAAGCTAAAGAATTTGGTTTAGTTCATGAAGTTTTCCCTTCAGAAACTTTACAAGAAAAAGCCATTGAATTCGCTGAAAAAATGGCTCAAAATTCTCCTCAAGGTTTACAAGCTGCTAAGCGGGCAATTAATCAAGGATCAAGTTTAGAAATTTCAGAAGCTTTACCGTTTGAAACAAAAATCTTTGTAGAAAACTTTGCAACAGAAGACTCTAAAGAAGGAATTAGAGCCTTTAAAGAAAAACGTCGTCCAGTTTTCAAAAATAAATAG
- a CDS encoding LysR family transcriptional regulator, which produces MSNITPLVLMETIVSEGNITAAAEKLYVSQPYLSKMLSRLESKYGLIFFQRLPRSVQITYAGEQFLKHLRKINDIEEDMVNEFDKIANHKKGKIKLGINPALGSSILPLIIPPFLKKYPDILFEFYEDDADSIDHLIENHVIDLSFGMAPIDRTDLFHHYIYTDEMHLIIPDTNPLYNRKYGAYTTMFPYELDVLNNLPLVLLPNKYGIRRLIDIFFARKHLSQKVILEPETIYSAVGLARKGLGATFVPVTGMHWPSFNRCNVFTFNSDIFKCDYVFTIRKDHVLSPTLQEFISDSTRILSELSKDFRFNIKSNH; this is translated from the coding sequence ATGTCAAATATTACACCCCTTGTTTTAATGGAAACCATCGTATCAGAAGGTAATATTACAGCTGCGGCTGAAAAGCTTTACGTTTCACAACCTTACTTGAGCAAAATGCTCTCTCGTTTAGAAAGTAAATACGGTTTAATTTTTTTCCAACGTCTTCCAAGATCTGTTCAAATCACTTACGCAGGTGAACAATTTCTAAAGCATCTTCGCAAAATCAATGATATCGAAGAAGATATGGTGAACGAATTTGATAAAATCGCTAACCACAAGAAAGGAAAGATTAAACTGGGAATTAACCCTGCTCTAGGTTCTTCTATCCTTCCTCTTATCATTCCTCCCTTTTTGAAAAAATATCCAGATATTCTTTTCGAATTCTATGAAGATGATGCAGATTCTATTGATCATTTGATTGAAAATCATGTGATTGATCTTTCGTTTGGTATGGCTCCTATTGACAGAACTGATCTTTTTCATCATTACATCTATACCGATGAAATGCATCTCATCATTCCTGATACTAATCCCCTTTATAATCGTAAATACGGTGCCTACACGACTATGTTTCCTTATGAGTTAGATGTCCTTAATAATCTCCCCCTCGTCCTTCTCCCAAATAAATACGGGATTCGCCGATTGATTGATATTTTCTTTGCCCGGAAGCATCTCTCTCAAAAAGTTATTTTAGAACCTGAAACTATTTATTCTGCTGTTGGACTTGCTAGAAAAGGACTAGGTGCGACTTTCGTTCCAGTAACCGGTATGCATTGGCCAAGTTTTAACCGATGCAATGTCTTTACCTTTAATAGTGATATCTTCAAATGTGATTATGTCTTCACGATTCGAAAAGACCACGTTCTCTCTCCAACACTTCAAGAATTTATTAGTGATTCCACTCGAATCTTATCCGAACTTTCGAAAGATTTTAGATTTAATATTAAAAGTAATCATTAA
- a CDS encoding thiolase family protein, protein MLKQREEEIVIIGAARTPIGAYLGDLKTVPVERLGEISLQGAIERSGVSKDEIEEVIVGNVIGSQTSNNLGRIIGLNVGLPVTSTGMTVNRICGSGMQSAVSACFSLLFSDKKVVAAGGVESLSRAPYYLPESVRYEGFRMGDQSLIDSQLAGLASASGRDLDIPHMGNTAENVARRYGITRQRADLFALHSQRKAAQAMSSGRLAEEIVPVEVTGKKGKVTIVDTDGHPRPDTTLEALSRLKSAFEENGIVTAGNASGMNDGACFELFTTVSYAKEKSYPLMARVVDFEITGCDPAYMGLGPVFAIRRLLERQQMTLENDIDILEINEAFASQTIGCLIELGIEEEGDYYKKHFNPNGGAIALGHPLGMSGARLITSLVYEFKNHPEKRFGLASACIGGGQGIAILLENGSFLQ, encoded by the coding sequence ATGCTGAAACAGCGAGAAGAAGAAATTGTTATTATTGGAGCAGCTAGGACTCCAATAGGTGCTTATTTAGGCGATTTGAAGACGGTCCCTGTTGAGCGATTGGGGGAGATCAGTCTCCAAGGCGCCATTGAACGATCCGGGGTTTCAAAGGACGAAATAGAGGAAGTTATTGTTGGTAATGTGATAGGATCCCAAACTAGCAATAACTTAGGGCGAATTATCGGCCTTAATGTTGGGCTACCGGTGACTTCAACAGGGATGACAGTGAATCGCATCTGTGGATCTGGCATGCAATCGGCAGTTTCTGCTTGTTTTTCATTGCTTTTCTCAGATAAAAAGGTTGTTGCTGCGGGAGGCGTTGAATCTTTATCGCGGGCGCCTTATTATTTGCCTGAAAGTGTGCGATATGAAGGCTTTAGAATGGGAGACCAGTCTCTCATTGATTCTCAATTAGCAGGGCTTGCTTCAGCGTCAGGGAGAGACTTGGATATCCCACATATGGGGAATACTGCTGAGAATGTAGCGCGTCGCTATGGAATTACAAGGCAAAGAGCGGATCTTTTTGCCCTTCATTCTCAACGCAAAGCTGCCCAAGCTATGAGTAGTGGACGGTTGGCTGAGGAAATTGTACCGGTTGAAGTGACTGGGAAAAAGGGAAAGGTTACAATAGTTGATACCGATGGCCATCCACGACCAGATACGACTTTAGAGGCTCTCTCTCGGCTAAAGTCTGCCTTTGAAGAAAATGGAATTGTCACTGCAGGCAATGCTTCCGGAATGAATGATGGGGCTTGTTTTGAATTGTTTACAACAGTTTCTTATGCTAAGGAAAAAAGTTATCCTCTCATGGCTCGGGTGGTGGATTTTGAAATTACAGGGTGTGATCCGGCTTATATGGGATTAGGACCTGTTTTTGCCATTCGCCGTTTATTGGAAAGACAGCAGATGACTTTGGAAAATGATATTGATATCCTTGAAATTAATGAGGCATTTGCTTCCCAAACGATTGGCTGCTTGATTGAATTAGGAATTGAAGAAGAAGGAGACTATTATAAAAAACACTTTAATCCAAATGGAGGAGCGATTGCTTTAGGACATCCTTTGGGCATGTCGGGAGCGCGTTTGATCACGAGCTTGGTCTATGAATTTAAAAATCATCCAGAGAAACGGTTTGGATTAGCTTCTGCTTGTATTGGAGGCGGACAAGGCATTGCCATCTTGCTTGAAAACGGGTCTTTTCTCCAATAA